One genomic window of Triticum aestivum cultivar Chinese Spring unplaced genomic scaffold, IWGSC CS RefSeq v2.1 scaffold58339, whole genome shotgun sequence includes the following:
- the LOC123172887 gene encoding ricin B-like lectin R40C1: MRHGEDIKDEYEQPAFALVNKATGEAIQHSLEKGHPVRLAAYDPDCPDESVMWTESEDVGDDFHCIRMASNIQLNFDAVHGGEDESVVQDGTTIILFDWVEGDNQRWKIVPWCE; the protein is encoded by the exons ATGAGGCACGGTGAAGACATCAAGGACGAGTATGAGCAGCCTGCGTTtgccctggtgaacaaggccaccGGTGAAGCCATCCAGCATTCCCTGGAAAAGGGCCACCCT GTTCGCCTTGCGGCATACGACCCGGACTGCCCGGACGAGTCGGTGATGTGGACGGAGAGCGAGGACGTCGGCGACGACTTCCATTGCATCCGCATGGCGAGCAACATCCAGCTCAACTTCGACGCCGTCCATGGCGGCGAGGACGAGAGCGTGGTGCAGGACGGCACCACCATCATCCTGTTTGACTGGGTCGAGGGAGACAACCAGCGCTGGAAGATCGTTCCCTGGTGTGAGTAA